The Virgibacillus phasianinus genome includes a window with the following:
- a CDS encoding cytosolic protein encodes MSFKENVVKYLSNHAETRDNHSDESLQTHYYKTTKDKALAKLEEIVSNSKLYSIHSVSKEHGELSLYYKKTFIIATVISVRPYNTAIDFSVTTETPLPFDFGNSSRMIERLYQQLNNELPYIEKMNQ; translated from the coding sequence ATGTCATTCAAGGAAAATGTAGTAAAATACCTAAGTAATCACGCTGAAACGAGAGACAATCATTCCGATGAGTCACTTCAGACACATTATTACAAAACAACCAAAGACAAAGCTCTTGCGAAATTGGAAGAAATAGTTTCGAATTCAAAACTTTATTCGATTCATTCCGTTTCAAAAGAGCACGGAGAACTGAGTCTCTATTATAAAAAGACATTCATTATTGCAACTGTTATTTCCGTAAGACCATATAACACTGCAATTGATTTTTCAGTGACAACTGAAACGCCGTTACCTTTTGATTTTGGTAACAGTTCAAGAATGATCGAGCGATTATATCAGCAATTAAATAATGAATTACCATACATCGAAAAAATGAATCAATAA
- a CDS encoding glyceraldehyde-3-phosphate dehydrogenase, whose translation MNKTRVAINGFGRIGRMVFRQAIKDDQLDVVAINANYPPETLAHLIKYDSVHGIFDGEVKALHDALEVGGKTVLLVNSREPEKLPWNKHKIDIVIEATGKFNTGESAGLHLQAGAKKVVITAPGKNVDNTIVMGVNHRTYNPEKDHIISNASCTTNCLAPVVKVIDENFKIVNGLMTTVHAFTNDQKNIDNPHKDLRRARGCTQSIIPTSTGAAKALGLVLPHLNGKLHGMSLRVPTPNVSLVDLVVDVDKSVSIEDVNRAFKCAGKGELNGIIKYSEEPLVSIDYTTTEYSAIVDGLSTMVIEDNKLKVLAWYDNEWGYSNRVVDLTKYVGNYLNQEQVKIS comes from the coding sequence ATGAATAAAACAAGGGTTGCAATTAATGGTTTTGGTCGTATTGGACGCATGGTTTTCCGTCAGGCGATTAAAGACGATCAATTAGATGTTGTGGCAATTAATGCTAATTATCCTCCAGAAACACTTGCACATTTAATTAAATACGATAGTGTACATGGAATTTTTGACGGCGAAGTGAAAGCGCTTCACGACGCATTGGAAGTTGGTGGAAAAACAGTACTGCTTGTTAACTCTCGCGAACCGGAAAAACTTCCGTGGAACAAGCACAAGATTGACATTGTAATTGAAGCGACAGGTAAATTTAACACCGGGGAGAGTGCGGGATTACATTTGCAGGCAGGTGCAAAGAAAGTGGTTATCACAGCCCCTGGCAAAAACGTGGATAACACAATTGTTATGGGAGTAAATCATCGCACGTATAATCCCGAAAAAGATCATATTATTTCAAACGCTTCCTGTACTACTAATTGCTTAGCTCCTGTAGTTAAAGTAATTGACGAAAATTTTAAAATTGTTAATGGGTTGATGACTACTGTCCATGCATTTACAAACGATCAAAAGAATATAGACAATCCACATAAGGATTTACGCAGGGCAAGAGGCTGCACGCAATCAATTATTCCAACCTCTACAGGGGCTGCAAAGGCATTAGGACTTGTGTTGCCGCATTTGAATGGGAAACTTCATGGTATGTCGCTGCGAGTTCCGACACCGAATGTATCACTCGTTGATCTAGTAGTTGATGTGGATAAGTCCGTTTCTATTGAGGATGTGAACAGGGCGTTTAAGTGTGCTGGTAAAGGTGAATTGAATGGTATTATTAAGTACAGTGAAGAGCCGTTGGTATCCATTGACTATACAACAACAGAGTATTCCGCAATCGTTGATGGGCTGTCAACGATGGTTATAGAAGACAATAAGCTGAAAGTGTTGGCATGGTATGATAATGAGTGGGGATATTCCAATCGTGTTGTCGATTTAACTAAATATGTTGGAAATTATCTAAATCAAGAGCAAGTAAAAATTTCCTGA
- a CDS encoding replication initiation and membrane attachment family protein, translated as MNVIGKVLPVDGYYVSQKRSLPTGFEKSMTHLYQPLIGIEAVSLFMTLLHDIDMQNMEVPQTHHTLMNYLNMPLDEIYRARLKLEGIGLLKTYERLENDQSVYLYELQEPFSPSEFFKDEMLLQLLYYHLGDEKFNHLKNRFYKKQPHKGQDITAAFNDVFQTFHPNDRMMDEGEYSEEDSTAYSIDFTWIKKMLEQRMIPAKNILTSSNKRLIVQMMKLYELETHEVEKSMLWALTDENTLHSEEFKNACHDVFKSKYQTAAVKLTEKVESKQKPKSIPKTQEEQLIQHLETISPKQLLEDLSGGNHASEQDMRVIREVMTSQGLPSPVMNVLIHFVLLQSNMKLSRAYMEKIASHWSRANLKTAKEAMGFAKTEKNRYQKSTAPSKSSYPKNYSKEVVPDWFKDRKNKNAKKASVANNNINAAKEKEELDALLKNISNSNKN; from the coding sequence ATGAATGTTATTGGAAAGGTCTTACCAGTAGATGGTTATTACGTATCACAAAAGAGGAGTCTGCCAACTGGCTTCGAAAAATCAATGACCCATCTATACCAACCATTGATTGGAATAGAGGCTGTTTCTTTGTTCATGACATTGTTGCATGATATTGATATGCAGAATATGGAGGTTCCGCAAACTCATCACACACTAATGAATTATTTGAATATGCCGCTTGATGAAATTTATCGTGCCAGATTGAAATTAGAAGGTATTGGATTATTAAAAACATATGAACGACTGGAAAATGACCAGTCCGTTTATTTGTATGAATTACAGGAACCATTTTCACCAAGTGAATTTTTTAAGGATGAGATGTTGTTACAATTGCTTTATTATCATCTTGGGGATGAAAAATTTAATCATTTAAAGAATCGATTTTACAAAAAACAACCACATAAAGGTCAAGATATTACCGCAGCGTTTAACGATGTGTTCCAGACATTCCATCCCAATGATCGGATGATGGATGAGGGTGAATATTCAGAAGAAGATTCCACTGCATATTCAATAGACTTTACTTGGATCAAAAAAATGCTGGAGCAGCGGATGATCCCTGCAAAAAACATTCTTACCTCATCAAATAAACGACTTATCGTGCAAATGATGAAATTATACGAATTAGAAACACATGAAGTAGAAAAAAGTATGTTGTGGGCTTTAACCGATGAAAACACGTTACATTCGGAAGAATTTAAAAATGCCTGTCATGATGTGTTTAAATCTAAATACCAAACTGCGGCAGTTAAGCTTACGGAAAAAGTAGAATCAAAACAAAAACCTAAGTCGATTCCAAAGACCCAGGAAGAACAGCTAATCCAGCATCTGGAAACAATATCGCCGAAGCAATTGCTTGAAGATTTGTCCGGCGGAAATCATGCATCGGAACAGGACATGCGGGTTATTCGTGAGGTAATGACGTCACAGGGGCTTCCCTCCCCCGTAATGAATGTACTGATTCACTTTGTGTTGCTGCAATCCAATATGAAGCTGTCAAGGGCGTATATGGAGAAAATTGCAAGCCACTGGTCTCGGGCCAATTTAAAGACTGCCAAGGAAGCAATGGGCTTTGCAAAAACAGAAAAAAATCGCTACCAAAAATCGACCGCACCATCAAAATCTTCATACCCAAAAAATTATTCTAAAGAGGTTGTACCTGATTGGTTTAAAGACCGTAAGAACAAAAATGCCAAAAAGGCGTCTGTAGCGAATAATAATATCAATGCTGCTAAAGAAAAAGAAGAACTGGATGCATTACTTAAAAATATATCAAACAGTAACAAAAATTAG
- the ytxC gene encoding sporulation protein YtxC: MLDIYMESDKEAISFCESLFQINKKIELHWKTNEEWGNHLRIQVEEVDDASLDSIARALVDVFMFHRLSDMIRSVIKDVYYYTNNDEIDKILDLTHWIITGGDDENIDTTGTEDPGLFLESLFITMIRNACTVYYDSLVKFRIKPFKELIKCFTGLAIDEVKREEDHQSFVHALREYIVKKKAVVPAVYMLQGDPFIFFDANGKRFSNMELNMIMKQEPLYIVGLDSNEKNLSPLIAMAPENIKIFGDNPVEPKTLTVINVFQERVEFQPMHNFPFPKYLKKL; the protein is encoded by the coding sequence TTGCTGGATATTTATATGGAGTCAGATAAAGAGGCAATCAGCTTTTGCGAGTCTTTATTTCAAATTAACAAAAAAATTGAATTGCATTGGAAAACTAATGAGGAATGGGGGAATCATTTACGAATTCAGGTAGAGGAAGTGGATGACGCGTCACTTGATTCAATTGCACGGGCATTGGTTGACGTGTTTATGTTTCACCGATTGTCAGACATGATTCGTTCAGTTATCAAGGATGTTTATTATTATACGAATAATGATGAAATAGATAAGATATTGGATCTAACTCATTGGATTATTACTGGCGGGGACGATGAAAATATTGATACTACGGGAACAGAAGATCCTGGTTTATTTTTGGAATCATTATTTATTACTATGATCAGAAACGCATGCACTGTTTATTATGATTCACTGGTAAAGTTTCGGATTAAGCCATTTAAGGAATTGATCAAATGTTTTACTGGACTAGCTATTGATGAGGTGAAACGGGAAGAGGACCATCAATCATTTGTTCACGCACTGCGGGAATATATTGTTAAAAAGAAAGCAGTTGTCCCCGCTGTTTATATGCTTCAGGGCGATCCTTTTATCTTTTTTGATGCGAATGGCAAACGATTTTCAAACATGGAATTAAATATGATTATGAAGCAGGAACCTTTATATATCGTTGGCCTTGATAGTAATGAAAAGAATTTATCCCCTTTGATCGCAATGGCACCGGAGAATATTAAAATTTTTGGTGATAATCCTGTTGAGCCAAAAACGCTAACAGTTATCAATGTTTTTCAGGAACGAGTGGAATTTCAGCCGATGCATAACTTCCCGTTTCCGAAGTATTTAAAAAAATTATGA
- the speD gene encoding adenosylmethionine decarboxylase encodes MDTMGRHVIAELWECNINKLNDMGLIERIFVDAALKAGAEIREVAFHKFAPHGVSGVVIISESHLTIHSFPEHGYASIDVYTCGDIIDPHVAAEHIASSLEAKTCEKVEVPRGMGPVKVNQFQAL; translated from the coding sequence ATGGATACTATGGGAAGACACGTTATTGCAGAATTATGGGAATGTAATATAAATAAATTAAATGATATGGGATTGATTGAGCGCATATTTGTGGATGCTGCTTTAAAAGCTGGTGCTGAAATTCGTGAAGTGGCTTTTCACAAGTTTGCACCACACGGTGTCAGTGGGGTGGTAATCATTTCTGAATCACATTTGACTATTCATAGCTTTCCTGAACATGGCTATGCAAGTATTGATGTGTATACATGCGGGGATATAATTGACCCGCATGTCGCTGCTGAGCATATAGCTAGTTCATTAGAAGCCAAGACCTGTGAAAAGGTAGAAGTACCACGCGGAATGGGACCTGTGAAAGTAAATCAGTTTCAAGCATTATAG
- the coaE gene encoding dephospho-CoA kinase (Dephospho-CoA kinase (CoaE) performs the final step in coenzyme A biosynthesis.), translated as MALIIGLTGSIASGKSTVSAMLQDYRIPVVDADQISRDVVRPGEKAYQQIVEIFGDDILLADKSLNRKKLGAIIFPDKEKRIQLNEIVHPAVRGNMLKQREAYVDAGEKCVVLDIPLLFESKLTHFVDRTLVVYVNRQTQLERLMTRDDSSEADANSRINSQIPLDEKARMADAVIDNNGTQEHTKEQLTELLKSWKVI; from the coding sequence ATGGCGTTAATTATTGGTCTAACTGGAAGTATAGCTAGTGGAAAAAGCACAGTATCAGCTATGCTTCAGGACTATCGAATACCCGTTGTTGATGCAGATCAAATTTCACGCGATGTAGTACGCCCAGGCGAAAAAGCGTATCAGCAAATTGTGGAAATATTTGGTGATGATATTTTACTTGCTGATAAAAGTCTTAATCGAAAGAAACTGGGTGCCATTATTTTTCCGGATAAAGAGAAACGGATCCAATTGAATGAGATTGTCCATCCAGCAGTTCGGGGAAATATGTTAAAGCAACGAGAAGCCTATGTGGATGCAGGGGAAAAATGTGTTGTACTTGATATCCCGTTACTATTTGAAAGTAAGTTAACCCATTTTGTAGATAGAACGCTAGTCGTATATGTAAATAGGCAAACACAATTAGAACGTCTGATGACACGGGATGATTCCTCAGAAGCAGATGCGAATTCCCGTATAAATTCCCAGATCCCTTTGGATGAAAAGGCGAGGATGGCAGATGCAGTTATTGATAATAATGGCACGCAGGAGCATACAAAGGAGCAATTAACCGAACTCTTAAAGTCCTGGAAAGTCATATAA
- the dnaI gene encoding primosomal protein DnaI, with amino-acid sequence MKPLQSTLKKWMNENKDFKENYIKVRKEVLEDPEINEFLSLHPELSRREIDKSLIKLHEYKTQSKQCNKCESLGSCINMLNGYSPILKTENNEIHIQYEKCHYRVGYEKQKEQQQLIQSLYMPKEILEASTDNIESDATRREAIQEIVNFVGNARTNLPSKGIYFYGPFGVGKTFFLGAIANNLKEINISSMIIYMPEFVREIKASLKDDSINEKVEYFKKAEVLMIDDIGAESQSAWFRDEILGSILQYRMMEGLPVFFTSNYSLDQLEEQLAKTNRGAVETVKAGRIIERIKQVSKEVKVIGENRRDRS; translated from the coding sequence ATGAAACCACTCCAATCCACATTAAAAAAATGGATGAACGAAAATAAAGATTTCAAAGAAAACTATATAAAAGTAAGGAAAGAAGTTTTGGAAGATCCGGAAATTAATGAATTTCTTTCACTTCATCCAGAACTGTCAAGACGGGAAATTGATAAAAGCCTGATAAAGTTGCATGAATATAAAACCCAGTCAAAGCAATGCAATAAGTGTGAGTCCCTGGGCAGCTGTATAAATATGCTTAATGGATATTCGCCAATCCTGAAGACAGAGAACAACGAAATCCATATTCAATATGAGAAATGTCATTACCGAGTTGGGTATGAGAAACAAAAGGAGCAACAGCAGTTAATACAAAGTCTGTATATGCCTAAGGAAATTCTTGAGGCGTCAACTGATAACATTGAAAGTGATGCAACAAGGCGTGAAGCGATCCAAGAAATAGTAAACTTTGTTGGAAATGCAAGAACAAATCTTCCATCCAAAGGGATATATTTCTATGGTCCATTTGGTGTTGGAAAGACATTTTTTCTAGGAGCAATAGCAAATAATCTTAAAGAGATTAACATTTCATCGATGATCATTTACATGCCTGAATTTGTCCGTGAAATAAAGGCGTCGCTTAAAGATGATTCAATTAACGAAAAGGTTGAGTACTTTAAAAAAGCAGAGGTTTTAATGATTGATGATATTGGTGCAGAGTCCCAATCGGCATGGTTCCGTGATGAAATCTTAGGGTCGATTTTACAGTACCGGATGATGGAGGGTTTGCCAGTGTTTTTTACTTCCAATTATTCATTGGATCAATTGGAAGAGCAGCTTGCGAAGACAAACCGGGGGGCTGTTGAAACAGTGAAAGCAGGAAGAATTATTGAGCGGATTAAACAGGTAAGTAAAGAAGTGAAGGTTATTGGAGAAAACAGAAGAGACAGATCATAA
- the nrdR gene encoding transcriptional regulator NrdR, with the protein MRCSNCDNKSTKVLDSRPIEEGRAIRRRRECEQCGFRFTTFERIETVPLIVVKKEGARQEFSREKLIRGLIRSCEKRPVPVEKIESIASDVEKQIRDTGVSEVESKEIGEMVMDRLALVDEVAYVRFASVYRQFKDITVFLDELKDLIKTDKK; encoded by the coding sequence ATGCGATGTTCTAATTGTGATAATAAAAGTACAAAGGTTCTGGATTCACGGCCAATCGAAGAAGGAAGAGCGATACGGCGTCGAAGGGAGTGTGAACAATGCGGATTTCGCTTCACCACCTTTGAACGGATTGAAACAGTACCATTGATTGTTGTAAAAAAAGAGGGCGCCCGCCAGGAGTTCAGCCGGGAAAAACTAATTCGCGGATTGATTAGATCCTGTGAAAAAAGGCCAGTACCAGTCGAAAAGATAGAATCAATTGCAAGTGACGTTGAAAAACAGATACGAGACACCGGGGTTTCTGAGGTGGAAAGCAAAGAAATAGGCGAAATGGTAATGGATCGATTAGCATTGGTCGATGAGGTTGCTTATGTACGATTTGCGTCGGTTTATCGTCAGTTTAAGGATATCACTGTCTTTTTAGATGAATTGAAGGATCTAATCAAAACGGATAAAAAGTAA